The Xanthomonas sontii genome contains a region encoding:
- a CDS encoding efflux RND transporter permease subunit, whose product MNLTRATLQSSRLALFSAALILIGGIVTFLGFPSQEEPSVTVRDAIVQVGYPGMPSERVENLLARPLEERLREVSGLKKIVTTIHPGSAIVQVTAQDSVKDLPALWQRVRSKAAEAGAELPAGTQGPLVDDDFGRVAIASIAVTAPGFNTAEMLGPLRQMRAQLYAVPGVERVTFHGLQDERVYVAFDRTRLGEAGLTPAAVAQQLRAQNVVAGGGLVAASGMAMTVTTSGEVRDLDDLRNAPIATQGADGPRQIPLAQLARIELMPVDPPEAGAIYQGQPAVVVAVSMAPGNNVAEVGKALRRTLGETAKMLPVGFAQHVVTFQADVVEREMGKMHHVMGETIVIVMAVVMLFLGWRTGLIVGAIVPLTILGALIAMRVLGVELQTVSIAAIILALGLLVDNGIVIAEDIERRLAAGEERRAACEAAGRSLAIPLLTSSLVIVLAFSPFFFGQTSTNEYMRSLAIVLAVTLLGSWLLSITITPLLCMYFARAHVAPADGHGDSYTSKPYRLYRRTIEALLAHKALFLGSMLALLALAVTVLASVPYSFLPKSDRLQFQMPVTLQPGSDARETLRTVQSISQWLADRRQNPQIVDSIGYVADGGPRIVLGLNPPLPAANIAYFTVSVRPGSDIDALIAKVRSHLRQAYPAVRAEPKRFSLGSTESGVAIYRVIGPDETQLRRIAAGIADALRGLPGTLDVSDDWDSRIPRYVVQVDQAKARRAGVASEDIAQALQLRYSGVDASVIHDDGSNVPIVLRGDSDPRVRSGNPGDTPIYPSSGAAPLPLSAIADIQLSSEPSTIQRRNLSRAITITGRNPDLTTDQVVAALADKVAALRLPPGYRIEMGGELEDAAEANQALLQYMPHALGAILLLFVWQFNSFRKLFIVVASIPFVLIGATLALLVTGYPFGFMATFGLLALAGIIVNNAVLLLERIEAELADGLSRHEAVIAAAVKRLRPIVMTKLTCIVGLIPLMLFAGPLWTGMAITMIGGLALGTLVTLGVIPVLYDLLFARRAGKPAKVAA is encoded by the coding sequence ATGAACCTGACCCGCGCCACCCTGCAATCGAGCCGCCTGGCGCTGTTCAGCGCCGCCCTGATCCTGATCGGCGGCATCGTCACCTTTCTCGGTTTCCCCTCGCAGGAGGAACCCAGCGTGACCGTGCGCGATGCGATCGTGCAGGTCGGCTACCCCGGCATGCCCAGCGAGCGCGTGGAGAACCTGCTCGCACGTCCGCTGGAGGAACGGCTGCGCGAGGTCAGCGGGCTGAAGAAGATCGTCACCACCATCCATCCCGGCAGCGCCATCGTGCAGGTCACCGCGCAGGACAGCGTCAAGGACCTGCCGGCGTTGTGGCAGCGGGTGCGCAGCAAGGCGGCCGAGGCCGGTGCCGAGCTGCCCGCGGGTACGCAGGGGCCGCTGGTCGACGACGACTTCGGCCGCGTCGCCATCGCCTCGATCGCGGTCACCGCGCCCGGCTTCAACACCGCCGAGATGCTCGGACCGCTGCGGCAGATGCGTGCGCAGCTGTACGCCGTGCCGGGCGTCGAGCGGGTCACCTTCCACGGCCTGCAGGACGAGCGCGTCTATGTCGCCTTCGACCGCACCAGGCTGGGCGAGGCCGGCCTCACTCCGGCCGCGGTCGCGCAGCAACTGCGCGCGCAGAACGTGGTCGCCGGCGGCGGCCTGGTTGCCGCGTCGGGCATGGCGATGACCGTGACCACCTCCGGCGAGGTGCGCGATCTCGACGACCTGCGCAATGCCCCGATCGCCACGCAGGGCGCCGACGGCCCACGGCAGATCCCGCTGGCGCAACTGGCGCGGATCGAGCTGATGCCGGTGGATCCGCCGGAGGCCGGCGCCATCTACCAGGGCCAGCCGGCGGTGGTGGTGGCGGTGTCGATGGCGCCGGGCAACAACGTCGCCGAGGTGGGCAAGGCGCTGCGCCGCACCCTGGGCGAGACCGCCAAGATGCTGCCGGTGGGTTTCGCGCAACACGTGGTCACCTTCCAGGCCGACGTGGTCGAGCGCGAGATGGGCAAGATGCATCACGTGATGGGCGAGACCATCGTCATCGTGATGGCAGTGGTGATGCTGTTCCTCGGTTGGCGCACCGGCCTGATCGTCGGTGCGATCGTGCCGCTGACCATCCTCGGCGCGCTGATCGCGATGCGGGTGTTGGGCGTGGAACTGCAGACCGTGTCCATCGCCGCGATCATCCTGGCGCTGGGCCTGCTGGTGGACAACGGCATCGTCATCGCCGAGGACATCGAACGGCGCCTGGCCGCCGGCGAGGAACGCCGCGCCGCCTGCGAGGCCGCCGGCCGCAGCCTGGCGATCCCGCTGCTGACCTCTTCCCTGGTGATCGTGCTGGCGTTCTCGCCGTTCTTCTTCGGCCAGACCAGCACCAACGAATACATGCGTTCGCTGGCGATCGTGCTGGCGGTGACCCTGCTCGGCTCCTGGCTGCTCAGCATCACCATCACCCCGCTGCTGTGCATGTACTTCGCCCGCGCGCATGTCGCGCCGGCCGATGGACATGGCGACAGCTACACCTCCAAGCCGTACCGGCTGTACCGGCGCACGATCGAGGCGCTGCTGGCGCACAAGGCGCTGTTCCTGGGCAGCATGCTCGCCCTGCTCGCCCTGGCGGTGACCGTGCTGGCCTCGGTGCCGTACAGCTTCCTGCCCAAGTCCGACCGCCTGCAGTTCCAGATGCCGGTGACCCTGCAACCGGGCAGCGATGCGCGCGAGACCCTGCGCACCGTGCAATCGATCAGCCAGTGGCTGGCCGACCGCCGGCAGAACCCGCAGATCGTCGACAGCATCGGCTACGTCGCCGACGGCGGCCCGCGCATCGTGCTCGGGCTGAACCCGCCGCTGCCGGCGGCCAACATCGCCTACTTCACCGTCAGCGTGCGGCCGGGCAGCGACATCGATGCGCTGATCGCCAAGGTGCGCTCCCACCTGCGCCAGGCCTACCCGGCGGTACGCGCCGAGCCCAAGCGATTCTCCCTGGGCTCGACCGAATCCGGCGTGGCGATCTACCGGGTGATCGGCCCGGACGAAACGCAACTGCGCCGGATCGCCGCCGGCATCGCCGACGCCTTGCGCGGCCTGCCCGGTACGCTGGACGTCAGCGACGACTGGGACAGCCGCATTCCGCGCTACGTGGTGCAGGTGGACCAGGCCAAGGCGCGCCGCGCCGGCGTCGCCAGCGAGGACATCGCCCAGGCGCTGCAACTGCGCTACAGCGGCGTGGACGCCTCGGTGATCCACGACGACGGCAGCAACGTGCCGATCGTGCTGCGCGGCGACAGCGACCCGCGTGTACGCAGCGGCAATCCCGGCGACACCCCGATCTACCCGTCCTCCGGCGCCGCGCCGCTGCCGCTGTCGGCGATCGCCGACATCCAACTGAGTTCGGAACCCTCGACGATCCAGCGCCGCAACCTGAGCCGCGCCATCACCATCACCGGCCGCAACCCGGACCTGACCACCGACCAGGTGGTGGCCGCGCTGGCCGACAAGGTGGCGGCGCTGCGCCTGCCGCCGGGCTACCGCATCGAGATGGGCGGCGAACTGGAGGACGCCGCCGAAGCCAACCAGGCGCTGCTGCAATACATGCCGCATGCGCTGGGCGCGATCCTGCTGCTGTTCGTCTGGCAGTTCAATTCGTTCCGCAAGCTGTTCATCGTGGTCGCCAGCATTCCGTTCGTGTTGATCGGCGCCACCCTCGCCCTGCTGGTCACCGGTTATCCGTTCGGCTTCATGGCCACCTTCGGTCTGCTCGCGCTGGCCGGCATCATCGTCAACAACGCGGTGCTGCTGCTCGAACGGATCGAGGCCGAACTGGCCGATGGCCTGAGCCGGCACGAGGCGGTGATCGCCGCCGCGGTCAAACGCCTGCGCCCGATCGTGATGACCAAGCTGACCTGCATCGTCGGCCTGATCCCGCTGATGCTGTTCGCCGGGCCGCTGTGGACCGGCATGGCCATCACCATGATCGGCGGCCTGGCCCTGGGCACGCTGGTGACCCTGGGGGTGATTCCGGTGCTGTACGACCTGCTGTTCGCACGCCGCGCCGGCAAGCCGGCGAAGGTCGCGGCATGA
- a CDS encoding efflux RND transporter periplasmic adaptor subunit, translating to MTLRPTLLLSLCLPLAVLALSGCGREAAPPADAPRAVKLETVGSDAARDSTRYLAQVRQQERADLGFEGGGRIAAIAVDVGDRVRAGQVLARLDPEPNNLRLQQAEAGVGIAAADLQQQQTQLAQQQAMFDDGAASAATLTAAKSAFAAAQAKVRSAQSDLALARRAVRQSELRAPFDGSVVARLQQPDSLVSAGQPVLQLDGADRAQVLATLPADRAAALQPGQSVLAYRSSAPQQALPLRLRSVSERVDGGATVQALFDSTGADAAQPRSGESLLLALPDSAADQAPSVPLSALIPSMADGQTMLFVYRQDSGSVRRRQVVTGHAEGGRVQILHGLAPGERIVAAGAAFLHDGQHVVPFRPTTRLGTTSP from the coding sequence ATGACCCTGCGCCCCACCCTGCTTCTTTCGCTGTGCCTGCCGCTGGCCGTGCTGGCGCTGTCCGGCTGCGGCCGCGAGGCCGCACCGCCCGCCGACGCGCCGCGCGCGGTCAAGCTGGAAACCGTCGGCAGCGATGCCGCGCGCGACAGCACCCGCTACCTCGCCCAGGTGCGCCAGCAAGAACGCGCCGATCTCGGCTTCGAAGGCGGCGGCCGCATTGCCGCCATCGCCGTGGACGTGGGCGACCGCGTGCGCGCCGGCCAAGTGCTCGCACGCCTGGACCCGGAACCGAACAACCTGCGCCTGCAGCAGGCCGAGGCCGGCGTCGGCATCGCCGCGGCAGACCTGCAGCAGCAGCAGACCCAGCTCGCCCAGCAGCAGGCCATGTTCGACGACGGCGCCGCCTCGGCCGCGACCCTGACCGCGGCCAAGAGCGCCTTCGCCGCGGCGCAGGCGAAGGTCCGCAGCGCGCAGTCGGACCTGGCGCTGGCGCGCCGCGCGGTGCGCCAATCGGAACTGCGCGCACCGTTCGACGGCAGCGTGGTGGCACGCCTGCAGCAGCCCGACAGTCTTGTGAGCGCGGGCCAGCCGGTCCTGCAACTGGACGGCGCGGATCGCGCGCAGGTGCTGGCGACGCTGCCGGCCGATCGCGCGGCGGCGCTGCAACCGGGCCAAAGCGTCCTCGCCTACCGCAGCAGCGCACCGCAGCAGGCGCTGCCGCTGCGCCTGCGCAGCGTGTCCGAACGCGTGGACGGCGGCGCCACCGTGCAGGCGCTGTTCGACAGCACCGGCGCCGACGCGGCGCAGCCGCGCAGCGGCGAATCGCTGCTGCTGGCCCTGCCCGACAGCGCCGCCGATCAGGCGCCGAGCGTGCCGTTGAGTGCGCTGATCCCGAGCATGGCCGACGGCCAAACCATGCTGTTCGTGTACCGCCAGGACAGCGGCAGCGTGCGCCGTCGTCAGGTCGTCACCGGGCACGCCGAAGGCGGCCGCGTGCAGATCCTGCATGGCCTGGCCCCGGGCGAGCGCATCGTCGCCGCCGGCGCCGCCTTCCTCCACGACGGCCAGCACGTCGTGCCGTTCCGTCCCACCACCCGCCTCGGCACCACCTCGCCATGA
- a CDS encoding MipA/OmpV family protein yields MKHLLSVLSPTLTVAVLALPPAAHAADPDPAPSAGLFGDRTQVSVGAGAMLTPRYPGSADDRVQAVPVFSIQRGILFADTLRGAGVQFQNAHGFSASQSFGYDLGRLQRNSSWRPGSKRLAGMGDVPGAITARSLVMQQLTPYLALDAEAEFALKDGARRNRYRAGARFTLLQAAADNVTLDLDAHVGDRRFNQAYFGVTEAQNLTSGFQPHRADAGVYAYTVGAEWDHTLSPHWTASLLLNATRYVGPADGSPVVRRRAAAGGGATVTYTF; encoded by the coding sequence ATGAAACATCTCCTGTCCGTTCTGTCGCCCACGCTGACCGTGGCGGTGCTGGCGCTGCCGCCGGCCGCGCACGCCGCAGACCCCGATCCGGCCCCCAGCGCCGGCCTGTTCGGCGACCGCACCCAAGTGAGCGTGGGCGCCGGCGCCATGCTGACTCCGCGCTATCCCGGCTCCGCCGACGACCGCGTGCAGGCGGTGCCGGTGTTTTCGATACAGCGCGGCATCCTGTTCGCGGACACGCTGCGCGGCGCCGGCGTCCAGTTCCAGAACGCGCACGGCTTCTCCGCCAGCCAGTCGTTCGGCTACGACCTGGGCCGTCTGCAGCGCAACAGCAGCTGGCGCCCCGGCTCCAAGCGCCTGGCCGGCATGGGCGACGTGCCCGGCGCGATCACCGCACGCAGCCTGGTCATGCAGCAGCTCACCCCGTACCTGGCGCTGGACGCCGAGGCGGAGTTCGCGCTGAAGGACGGTGCGCGCCGCAACCGCTACCGCGCCGGCGCGCGCTTCACCCTGCTGCAGGCGGCGGCCGACAACGTGACCCTGGACCTGGACGCGCACGTCGGCGACCGCCGCTTCAACCAGGCGTACTTCGGCGTCACCGAGGCGCAAAACCTGACCAGCGGATTCCAACCGCACCGCGCCGATGCCGGCGTGTACGCCTACACCGTCGGCGCCGAATGGGATCACACCCTATCGCCGCACTGGACCGCCTCGCTGCTGCTCAACGCCACCCGCTACGTCGGCCCCGCCGACGGCAGCCCGGTGGTGCGTCGCCGCGCCGCTGCCGGCGGCGGCGCCACCGTCACCTACACCTTCTGA
- a CDS encoding efflux transporter outer membrane subunit, with translation MLAVEFDHPTAAMILPSLPLRPCRTRALLGLLALALGGCSLAPVYQRPQTALPPTLGAATATVAAAPGRSDSALTEQEQQFVRTFSPQHDLTPLVTLALAHDPDFRNAVLTVQQARAQYRIERAQQLPQLGLDAQGARRSYDDAATQARYGQKLSTVAVGVDGFELDLFGKLASLSAAAQQRYLASEEGRQAARGALIAEVLRAYTLERAALQSQQQAQTIAERSAALLAIATRQQTVGLISRDALDRQRHDDDQAQARAQQATSDHAAARRALQLLAGYATPDGAGTLQDLLPGAGQDDGRTWRDLDSQLLLQRPDIRQAEAELRARNADIGAARAAFFPSIRLSTSLGTASEALNGLFMPGSRTWSFMPQLVLPLFDGGRNRANLDIAQLRKDGAVADYEKTVEAAFREVADALDALPALQQRERGERSNVERERQRVARLQQRVAQGLQDRPELLTGDIQAAQAELTHLQARQDLLLDRIALFRAFYGVPLSHAP, from the coding sequence ATGCTGGCAGTCGAGTTCGATCACCCGACCGCTGCCATGATTCTACCGTCCCTGCCGCTTCGCCCGTGTCGCACCCGCGCCCTGCTCGGGCTTCTCGCACTCGCCTTGGGTGGCTGCTCTTTGGCGCCGGTCTACCAGCGCCCGCAAACCGCACTGCCACCCACCCTGGGCGCGGCCACCGCAACCGTGGCCGCGGCACCTGGCCGAAGCGATAGTGCGCTCACCGAGCAGGAGCAGCAGTTCGTGCGCACGTTCTCGCCGCAGCACGACCTGACCCCACTCGTCACCCTGGCGCTGGCACACGACCCGGACTTCCGCAATGCCGTGCTGACCGTGCAGCAGGCGCGCGCCCAGTACCGCATCGAACGCGCGCAGCAGCTGCCGCAGCTGGGCCTCGATGCCCAGGGCGCGCGCCGCAGCTACGACGACGCGGCCACGCAGGCGCGCTATGGCCAGAAGCTGAGTACCGTCGCGGTCGGCGTGGATGGCTTCGAACTGGACCTGTTCGGCAAGCTGGCCTCGCTGTCGGCTGCGGCGCAACAGCGTTACCTGGCCTCCGAAGAAGGCCGCCAGGCGGCGCGCGGCGCGCTGATCGCCGAGGTGCTGCGCGCCTACACACTGGAGCGTGCTGCCCTGCAGAGCCAGCAGCAGGCGCAGACCATCGCCGAGCGCAGTGCCGCACTGCTTGCGATCGCCACGCGCCAGCAGACGGTCGGGCTGATCTCCCGCGATGCGCTGGACCGCCAGCGCCACGACGACGACCAGGCGCAGGCGCGCGCGCAGCAGGCCACCAGCGATCACGCCGCCGCTCGCCGCGCCCTGCAACTGCTCGCCGGCTACGCTACGCCGGACGGCGCCGGCACCTTGCAGGACCTGCTGCCGGGTGCCGGGCAGGACGACGGCCGCACCTGGCGCGACCTCGACTCGCAGTTGCTGCTGCAGCGCCCGGACATCCGCCAGGCCGAGGCCGAACTGCGCGCGCGCAATGCCGACATCGGCGCCGCACGCGCCGCGTTCTTCCCGTCGATCCGCCTGAGCACGTCGCTGGGCACCGCCAGCGAGGCGTTGAACGGCCTGTTCATGCCCGGCAGCCGCACCTGGAGCTTCATGCCGCAACTGGTGCTGCCGCTGTTCGACGGCGGCCGCAACCGCGCCAACCTGGACATCGCACAGCTGCGCAAGGACGGCGCGGTGGCCGACTACGAGAAGACCGTGGAGGCCGCGTTCCGCGAGGTCGCCGATGCGCTGGATGCGCTGCCGGCACTGCAGCAGCGCGAGCGCGGCGAACGCTCCAATGTCGAACGCGAACGCCAGCGTGTGGCGCGCCTGCAGCAGCGCGTCGCGCAAGGTCTGCAGGACCGCCCCGAGCTGTTGACCGGCGACATCCAGGCCGCGCAGGCCGAACTGACGCATCTGCAGGCGCGGCAGGACCTGTTGCTCGATCGCATCGCGCTGTTCCGCGCGTTCTACGGCGTGCCGTTGTCGCACGCGCCCTGA
- a CDS encoding response regulator, which translates to MHAKKILLVEDDADSASILEAYLRRDGFEVTIAEDGQKAVAVHAQWKPDLVLLDVMLPRLSGTEVLSTIRRSSDTPVIMVTAMGDEPEKLGALRYGADDYVVKPYSPKEVVARVYAVLRRAGPARASEEPLRHERLTVDTAAVRAMVRNADGHEVALELTPTEFNILATLMKTPFKAFTRSELLEICLPDSDALERVVDAHVHNLRKKLEHEQVTGLLVTVRAIGYRFR; encoded by the coding sequence ATGCACGCGAAGAAGATCCTGCTGGTCGAAGACGATGCCGACAGCGCCAGCATCCTCGAGGCCTACCTGCGCCGCGACGGCTTCGAGGTCACCATCGCCGAGGACGGGCAGAAGGCGGTGGCGGTGCATGCGCAGTGGAAGCCGGACCTGGTGCTGCTGGACGTGATGCTGCCGCGGCTCAGTGGCACCGAGGTGCTGTCCACGATCCGCCGCAGCAGCGACACGCCGGTGATCATGGTCACCGCGATGGGCGACGAACCGGAGAAGCTCGGCGCGCTGCGTTACGGCGCCGACGACTACGTGGTCAAGCCGTACAGCCCCAAGGAAGTGGTGGCGCGGGTGTATGCGGTGCTGCGCCGCGCCGGGCCGGCGCGCGCCAGCGAGGAACCGCTGCGCCACGAGCGCCTCACCGTGGACACCGCGGCGGTGCGCGCCATGGTGCGTAATGCCGACGGCCACGAGGTGGCGCTGGAACTGACCCCGACCGAATTCAACATCCTGGCGACGCTGATGAAGACGCCGTTCAAGGCCTTCACCCGCAGCGAACTGCTGGAGATCTGCCTGCCCGACAGCGATGCGCTGGAGCGGGTGGTGGATGCGCACGTGCACAACCTGCGCAAGAAGTTGGAACACGAGCAGGTCACCGGGCTGCTGGTGACGGTGCGCGCCATCGGTTACCGCTTCCGATGA
- a CDS encoding cell wall metabolism sensor histidine kinase WalK, with product MNWAWFRRKRHAPLWQWVGLRMSALAVLTIIAIALGMVLRFAIWDVSTLSRLPPQARQEMLQLREDPHSNARRLWELFETYYDVADFLPGLASRDWWLLAGMVLASIPVIVVCGLLASRPLSRQFSNVAEAARRISDGDFAARARVVPGAPDELAGLATDFNGMSAQLQRYEREVRESSAMLAHELRTPLNAAMGRVQGMLDQVFPSSEEQLRMVQRQLEQINRLVGDLHLLSMARANQLMLEPQRFALGALVRERLTWAAQPLQEAGMQVQVRIPEQLHISADRDRLGQVLSVLIDNALRYAATGGELVLEAQADADGVLILVADRGPGVDEEALARMGDRFWRADDSRARHSGGSGLGLSIAAAICQAHGGTLEFANRAGGGLCARVRLPHAPAGDADALVTGASAANPRKRLA from the coding sequence ATGAACTGGGCCTGGTTCCGCCGCAAACGCCACGCGCCGCTGTGGCAATGGGTAGGCCTGCGCATGAGCGCGCTGGCGGTGCTGACCATCATCGCGATCGCGCTGGGCATGGTGCTGCGCTTCGCGATCTGGGACGTCTCCACCCTGAGCCGCCTGCCGCCGCAGGCCCGGCAGGAGATGCTGCAGCTGCGCGAGGATCCGCACAGCAATGCGCGGCGCCTGTGGGAACTGTTCGAAACCTATTACGACGTGGCCGACTTCCTGCCCGGGCTGGCCAGCCGCGACTGGTGGCTGCTGGCCGGCATGGTGCTGGCGTCGATCCCGGTGATCGTGGTCTGCGGCCTGCTCGCTTCGCGGCCATTGTCGCGGCAGTTCTCCAATGTGGCCGAGGCGGCGCGGCGGATCAGCGATGGCGATTTCGCCGCACGCGCCAGGGTGGTGCCTGGCGCCCCCGACGAGCTGGCGGGGCTGGCGACGGACTTCAATGGCATGAGCGCGCAGCTGCAGCGGTACGAGCGCGAGGTGCGCGAGTCCAGCGCGATGCTGGCGCACGAACTGCGCACCCCGCTCAACGCGGCGATGGGGCGGGTGCAGGGCATGCTCGACCAGGTGTTCCCGAGCAGCGAGGAGCAGTTGCGCATGGTCCAGCGCCAGCTGGAGCAGATCAATCGCCTGGTCGGCGACCTGCACCTGCTGTCGATGGCCCGCGCCAACCAGTTGATGCTGGAGCCGCAGCGGTTCGCACTCGGCGCCCTGGTCCGCGAACGCCTGACCTGGGCGGCGCAGCCGCTGCAGGAGGCCGGCATGCAGGTGCAGGTGCGCATTCCCGAGCAGTTGCACATCAGCGCCGACCGCGACCGCCTGGGCCAGGTGCTGTCGGTGCTGATCGACAATGCGCTGCGCTACGCCGCGACCGGCGGCGAACTGGTGCTGGAGGCGCAGGCCGATGCCGATGGCGTGCTGATCCTCGTGGCCGATCGCGGTCCCGGCGTCGACGAGGAAGCGCTGGCGCGGATGGGCGACCGTTTCTGGCGCGCCGACGATTCGCGGGCACGCCATTCCGGCGGCAGCGGCCTCGGCCTGTCGATCGCCGCGGCCATCTGCCAGGCCCACGGCGGCACGCTGGAGTTCGCCAACCGCGCGGGCGGTGGGCTGTGCGCGCGGGTGCGCCTGCCGCATGCGCCTGCCGGCGACGCGGATGCGCTGGTCACAGGTGCGTCCGCGGCGAACCCACGCAAGCGCCTGGCCTGA
- a CDS encoding SWIM zinc finger family protein — MSKDMEVRLTREQVLALAPDAASAKAAAGLATDGKWGLLGADAEVLWGECQGSGAKPYQTQVDLVALVSRCSCPSRKFPCKHGLAMLLLYADGNPRCVPGTRPAWVEEWMQGRRERAARKEEVAASKPPPDPQVQAAAAARREQARWARMQAGAAELQRWIADQFRQGLANLGAEFDQDARRMMARMVDAQAPGLAAQLERAVGEGGRDLAQLADLGERLGLLQLLAQAVPHAGDFSAARQADLRAALGWPLERDTVLREGEAVHDRWHVQGQHLIEQPGNLLERRVWLQGLDSGRPALLQEYSHGGRGWEQHWRNGHVHAGCLHFHPGTVPLRAVPGELDAGVEAGAALPRTDTLDAAARAHALNPWLPQVPMRLQEAQIAHDGRSVRAQHSEGSLPLQLPAMQGWALLAFAGGHPVCLMGEWDGDTLSPLSAWNAQGERWERSAA, encoded by the coding sequence ATGAGTAAGGATATGGAAGTGCGACTCACGCGCGAGCAGGTCCTCGCGCTTGCGCCGGATGCGGCATCGGCCAAGGCGGCCGCCGGCCTGGCCACGGACGGGAAGTGGGGCCTTCTCGGCGCCGACGCCGAGGTGCTGTGGGGAGAATGCCAGGGCAGTGGTGCCAAGCCCTACCAGACCCAGGTGGACCTAGTCGCACTGGTCAGCCGTTGCTCGTGCCCCAGCCGCAAGTTTCCGTGCAAGCACGGGCTGGCCATGCTGCTGCTGTATGCCGACGGCAACCCACGCTGCGTGCCGGGCACCCGCCCGGCCTGGGTCGAGGAATGGATGCAGGGACGTCGCGAACGCGCGGCGCGCAAGGAGGAAGTCGCCGCCAGCAAGCCGCCGCCCGATCCGCAGGTCCAGGCCGCGGCGGCGGCCAGGCGCGAACAGGCGCGTTGGGCGCGCATGCAGGCCGGCGCGGCCGAACTGCAACGCTGGATCGCCGACCAGTTCCGCCAGGGCCTGGCCAATCTGGGCGCGGAATTCGACCAGGACGCGCGGCGCATGATGGCGCGCATGGTCGATGCGCAGGCTCCCGGCCTGGCCGCGCAGTTGGAGCGCGCCGTGGGCGAGGGCGGCCGCGATCTCGCGCAGCTCGCCGACCTCGGCGAACGCCTCGGCCTGCTGCAACTGTTGGCACAGGCGGTGCCGCACGCAGGGGATTTCAGCGCCGCGCGCCAGGCGGACCTGCGTGCCGCGCTGGGCTGGCCGCTGGAGCGCGACACCGTGTTGCGCGAAGGCGAGGCGGTGCACGATCGTTGGCATGTGCAGGGCCAGCACCTGATCGAGCAGCCGGGCAATCTGCTGGAACGCCGGGTGTGGCTGCAGGGCCTGGACAGTGGCCGCCCCGCGCTGCTGCAGGAGTACAGCCACGGGGGGCGCGGATGGGAGCAGCATTGGCGTAACGGTCATGTGCATGCCGGCTGCCTGCATTTCCATCCGGGTACGGTGCCGTTGCGCGCCGTGCCGGGCGAACTCGATGCCGGCGTGGAGGCCGGCGCCGCGCTGCCACGCACCGACACCCTGGACGCCGCCGCCCGTGCGCATGCGCTCAACCCATGGCTGCCGCAGGTGCCGATGCGCCTGCAGGAGGCGCAGATCGCGCACGATGGCCGCAGCGTCCGGGCGCAGCACAGCGAAGGCAGCCTGCCGTTGCAGCTGCCCGCGATGCAGGGTTGGGCGCTGCTCGCGTTCGCCGGCGGTCATCCTGTCTGCCTGATGGGCGAGTGGGACGGCGACACGCTGTCGCCGCTCAGCGCGTGGAACGCACAGGGCGAGCGTTGGGAAAGGAGCGCGGCATGA